The Primulina huaijiensis isolate GDHJ02 chromosome 18, ASM1229523v2, whole genome shotgun sequence DNA window TTGCATTGCTACAATCTTGAGAAGTCTATCGGGGAAATGCATTCTGACTTAGTTCGTGATCATGATGAATCGGAGACAAAACTCGAGTCTCTGGAAAAGCACATTCAAGAGGTCTATTTTTACACtgtgattttgaattttttattatctGTATGCTTCTCGAGGCTCTGCGATAATGTTGGTGCAACTGCTGTATGGTGTCTTCtggaaatatatttaaaacCCGTAAGAGCTGTTTTTACTGCTGAATATCTCTGGGTTTAGTGCATCCACATAGTGTGAATCCTGTTTTGCATTTTGcatattttaacttcacaaaatTGCTTTGCTTTTTGAGGCTGCTTTATCTGTACTAGTGTGAGGCACATGCATGGTATGTGCAGACTTTTTAATTCTGTGTGAAGATCTTTTTTTATGGATAAAATAACAACTTACCATGGCAGTTGATTCGTTGTGTTTGGCGACAAATACTAGTATAGTTAATCTAAGGTTATCACCTCTTATTAAACCGTGGATTGGCATAATTTGTGTGAGCATATTGTAATGGTTtattgtttcaattggtatttTAATGAAATTGTATTAAATTCAGGTTCACAGGTCTGTACAAATCCTAAGGGATAAGCAGGAACTCGCTGATACTCAGAAAGAGCTAGCTAAGCTTCAGCTTGCACAGAAGGAATCCTCTGTAGCTAGTAACACTCGAGAGAATGAAGGGAAAGCTTCGCCACCTCCCTATGAAGCAAAGAAAAATGAGAACTCTTGTGATGTGCATGGTCGGCAGCAATTGGCTCTTGTGCCCGTGCCCCATCAGGTAGTCCCTCAACCTGCCCAAGCAGTCGAGCATCAGGAGCCTACTACAGGAGTTCCATCATCGATCCCTTCCCAAACAATTTCCCAAGCACCGACATTTTCCTTGCCTTCTCAATTGACCAATCAACCAGTCCTATCCCAAACACCTCAAAATCAGTATCTGGTTACACAATCTCAACTTCAAGATTTCTCTAGGATGGCACTGCAGCCGACACAATCTCAACTTCAGGACTTCTCTAGGGTTGTGCCACAGCAGGCGCAATCCCAACTTAACCAGAGCTCTCAGATTCAGTCATTACCTCCATATCAGCAACCATGGCCCCAGCAACAAAAACAGCCTGTTCAACCATCCATTCAGCCAGTTATGCAACCAACTATTAGATCCCCATCACCTCCTATTTACTCGTCCTATTTGCCTAACCAATCCAATCAATCACCTGCAGAAATGATTCCCGGTAGTATACCTATGCAAGTCTCTTTTGCTGTAGCATCCCAACCTGGTTCTGTAGGTCCAGAGACGATACCTTATGGTTATGGTGCCGCAGGCAGACCAATTCAACCGCATCCTTCAATGCAAAATCTCAAGGTTAGTTTTATTTCGCAATCGGGCGACGGATATGTGCCTAGTGGGCCTCGTCCAACACTTCCCCCTGGAACTGCCTATATGATGTTTGATGGTGAAGGAGGAAGGATGCATAATCTGCCCCCACAACCTCATTTCCATCAAGGTGGTTACCCTCCTACAAGTTCCTCTCTGAACCTATGGCGTGTACCAAGTGCTAATATGGTAGTTCCTCGGAGTCATCCCCACAGTGAGTTGATTGAGAAGGTGGTGAGCATGGGTTACAGGGGTGATCACGTTGTTGGCATCCTTCAGTGGATGGAGGAGAATGGTCAGCCTATTGATTTCAATTCTGTGCTCGACAGGTTGAATGGGCATTCTTCTGGTGGTTCTCAGAGAACATGGTCTGGATAAAACATCTTTGAATTCACCTGACATCTGGTACTGCTTCGATGGTTTCGGTTTTCTTATAATAAATAAAGGTTGATAAGACATGCATGGTTATGTGAATACAGGGATATAGAGAGATGCTTTTTTGTCATGTAGTCTCTTTCCCAATGTTGTTACCACTTGGTATGTCACATTATTAGGTTCATGGCATTGGAAGAACTGTATTATTGCTTGTGAGAATTGTAATGGTTCCCTTAATTAATTGTTGAATTGggtatttgttttaaaattttaatcagtCTCTCTTTAGAGAATCAGATGAACAATTGTTTTTGGGGTGTGTTAATTCACTGGGGCCATGAATATTCTTCATCCATGAGATATAAGATTAGAGCTCATCAACGAGACAAGTTCTTGATCTTCTAGAGCCAAAAATAAAGGCTAGGAAATCTAGGCTATGCAAATTATTGCGTGTGTATGATTATTGCTTAAAATCGTACGAAATCGTTTACCAGTTGACTCTGCTGTCCCTTTGTCGATCGCATAAGCAATGACTAAAAAGTCAAGAAAATTGGTGCACCATTAATTTCCTCGCTCGAAAATGACGATCGAAGCAATGActaaaaactcaagaaaattgGTGCACCATTAATTTCCTCGCTCGAAAATGATTCCTCAATGTTACAACAATCCACCAGTCAATATCATATTATATCAAAACCAATAATGctatcttaaaataaattaaactgcTCGCCCGAAATATCAtttgatttcttttttatttttttgttcgaTAGAATTCGTAGCagttttttgatttttttttttttttaaatgacagAATCCGAAATCTCGCTACCTTCAGTGCTACCGAGAATAATTCTCAAGTGTGAACACTAAACATGAGCTTCGAATTCTTCAACGGTTAACTTAACCAacaagtttataaaatttagaGTTTGCCAATAAGCCAAGTGGAattaaatttcatttaattaatattcattGACGTGGGTTTAATCGTGGAATTAAATTAATGGGAATCATGCATCCATCCAAACGCGTAAGATCCGAATTTTCCTTTTAACAATCCACGCGTTCGTTCTTCTCCATACACAAATTGCttaagagtaagtctcttgttaGATAGtcttacgaatttttatctgtgagacagaacaatcttaccgatattcacaataaaaagtaatactcttaacataaaaagtaatactttttcatggatgacccaaataagatattcgactcacgaaattgatccgtgagaccgtcttacaagaatttttgtgtttgCTTTCACAATCTAGATTCAACTTCGAACTAGGAAAAGTTGAACCGTTGGGACTGCAAGCGTGTGagtgtatatataatatgtattgACGTGGAGATCAGGGTTCATTAGCATATTTCATTCGTTTTATCAATTTTGGTGACTTTGAAAGAATTTATACATATAACTAACTACAAGCCATAAATCGGGAACTTTACTTGTATAAAAAGGCGCAAATTGGCATTACATGCTAGAATCTATACacgattattaaaaatatttacaaaaaagtGGAGGAACTTTGTAAGAAAACCGACTAATATTCCATTTATTACTAAATTTATTTGTTGACCAAAGACCGAGTGAGCTGAGGCTAAAATGCAATTTCATGTACAACAATCACAGGACGTTACTAATTACCATCGGTCCGCCATTGTTATTTGAAAACTACAATAAATTTCAATGTAAACCCAGAAACTTCGAAAAAAACCCCTCAGAATTCTCAGATCTATCCGAATGCGACGATGAATCAACGGCCTCAGCCACCCTCTGCCAAGAACGACGATGTATACAACATCATCCCCATTCACAATCTCCTCGACGACCACCCTTCGCTCCGTTTCCCGGAAGTCCGGGCCGCTGCGGCCGCCCTTCGGGCTGTCGGTGACCTGAGAAGGCCGCCTTTCTCAACATGGGAGCCCCACTACGACCTTCTTGACTGGCTCGCGCTCTTCTTTGGTTTCCAAGCTTCAAATGTCAACAACCAGAGGGAGCATCTCGTACTCCATCTATCCAATGCTCAGATGCGCCTCTCTCCGCCTCCGGACAACATTGATACTCTTGACCCTGCTGTCCTCCGCCGCTTCCGCCGCAGGCTCTTGAAAAATTACACTAGCTGGTGCTCATACCTCAACCTCAAGTCCAACATCTGGCTCTCTGATTCCTCTCGGAACGCCTCCGGGGATCACCGCCGTGAACTTTTATATGTTTCTCTGTATTTGCTTATCTGGGGAGAGTCTGCCAATATACGTTTTGTCCCGGAATGCATTTGTTATATATTTCATAACATCGCTATGGAATTGAACAAAATCTTGGAGGATTACATTGATGAGAACACTGGGAGGCCTTTTTTACCGTCTGTTTCTGGAGAGAACGCCTATTTGAATAAAATCGTGAAGCCAATTTATGATACAATCAAAGCTGAGGTGGATAATAGTAGGAATGGTACAGCTCCGCACTCTGCTTGGAGGAATTATGATGATATAAATGAGTATTTCTGGAGTAAGCGGTGTTTTGAGAAGCTTAAGTGGCCCATTGACCTGGGGAGTAATTTCTTTGTGAGGGGCCATAAGGGGAAGAAAGTGGGGAAGACTGGGTTTGTTGAGCAGAGGTCGTTTTGGAATCTGTTTAGGAGTTTTGATAAGTTATGGATCATGTTGATTCTGTTTCTTCAAGCAGCAATTATTGTGGCATGGCAGGAAACCACGTTTCCGTGGCAGGCACTGAAGGATACACGCATTCAGGTCAGATGCTTGACTGTGTTTTTCACGTGGAGTGCACTGAGGTTCTTGCAGTCGATGCTGGATGCTGGAATGCAATATAGTCTCGTGACGAGGGAGACTAAATCTTTGGGAATTAGGATGGTTTTGAAAAGTTTGGTTGCAGCTGCCTGGATTGTGGTGTTTGGTGTGTTCTACGGAAGGATATTGAGTAAGAGAAATGCTGATAGGGGTTGGACATCTGCTGCAAAAAGCAGAATTGTAAATTTTCTTCAGGTTGCTGTGGTTTTTATTGCCCCAGAGCTGTTAGCCTTGGCCTTGTTTGTTCTTCCGTGGATTAGAAATTTTTTGGAGAATACAAATTGgaagatattttatttgttgtcCTGGTGGTTCCAGAGCAAGACTTTCGTGGGTCGAGGCCTTAGGGAAGGTCTTGTGGACAATGTAAAGTACACCCTTTTCTGGATTGTGGTGCTTGCAACAAAATTTGCTTTCAGTTACTTCATGCAGATTAAGCCTTTGATTGCTCCCACAAAGACATTgttagatctcaaaaatattgattatgagtGGCATGAGTTCTTTGGTCACAGTAACCGATTTGCTGTGGGGCTGTTGTGGCTCCCAGTTATTTTGATCTACCTCATGGATATACAGATTTGGTATTCAATTTACTCTTCATTTGTTGGCGCAGCGGTTGGGTTGTTTGATCATTTGGGTGAGATTCGTAACATGCAGCAATTGAGGTTGAGGTTTCAGTTCTTCGCTAGTGCTATTCAGTTTAATCTGATGCCTGAAGAACAGCTTTTGAATGCGAGAGGAACATTTAGCAGCAAAATCAAAGATGCCATCCACCGGTTGAAACTGAGATATGGGCTAGGACGGCCCTTCAAAAAGCTAGAATCCAACCAGGTGGAGGCTTACAAATTTGCCTTGATATGGAATGAAATCATTAATGTATTCAGGGAGGAAGACATTGTCTCTGACCATGAGGTGGAGCTATTAGAACTGCCTCAAAATGACGATAAGGATCCTAAATGTAACTGGGAAATTCGAGTGATTCAGTGGCCATGCTTACTTCTGTGTAATGAGCTGTTGCTTGCTCTCAGCCAGGCTAAAGAGTTGGTAGATGCTCCTGATCGGTGGCTTTGGTACAAGATAGGCAAGACCGAGTATCGGCGATGTGCAGTTATCGAATCTTACGACAGTTTGAGGCACTTTTTGCTGGCCATTGTTAAATATGATTCTGAGGAGCGTTCAATAATCAGAATcttttttcaagaaattgatGAGTGGAGTCGGCTGGAGAAATTCACGAAAAACTACAACATGACAGCACTCCACAGAATCCATGAGAAGGTTGTCCATCTTTTAGATCTTGTACTCAAGCCTAATAAAGATGCCGATAAGGTGGTGAATTCTCTTCAGGCACTTTATGAGACTGCAATTAGAGATTTCCTGAAAGAGAAGAGAAGCAATGACCAGCTAAAGGAAGATGGTCTGGCTCCTCAAGGAACAATGTCTGATAGATTGCTTTTTCAAAATGCTGTTGAGTTACCGAGTGCAAGCAATGATAAATTCTATCGTAGAGTTCGGCGGTTGCACACAATTCTGACATCTCGGGATTCAATGCAAAAGGTGCCTGAAAATCTTGAGGCAAGACGCCGGATTGCCTTCTTCAGCAATTCCTTGTTCATGAACATGCCCCATGCTCCACAAGTTGAGAAAATGATGGCCTTTAGTGTATTGACTCCATATTACAGTGAGGAGGTATTATACAGCAAGGAACACCTTCGAACTGAGAATGAAGATGGGATTTCCACGCTTTTCTACTTGAAGACCATCTATGCCGATGATTGGAGAAATTTCTTGGAGAGGATGCGGCGAGAAGGGATGGTAAGTGAAAAAGAATTGTGGACCAATAGATTGAGAGATCTTCGACTTTGGGCATCATATAGAGGCCAGACACTGACTCGCACTGTGAGGGGAATGATGTACTATTATAGAGCCCTTGAAATGCTGGCTTTTCTAGATTCTGCTTCTGAGATGGACATGAGAGAAGGATCTCAACAACTTGGTTCTATGAGGTATAGTAACAATGTGGACGGTTTAAGCTCAGAAAGATCACCCTCCTCGAGAAGTTTGAGCCGAGCTAATAGTTCAGTCAGCTTGTTGTTCAAAGGCCATGAGCGTGGGACTGCTTTGATGAAATACACTTATGTGGTAGCTTGTCAGATTTATGGTTCTCAAAAGGCGAAAAAAGATCCCCATGCTGAGGAGATACTATATCTGATGAAAAATAACGAAGCACTTCGTGTTGCTTATGTTGATGAGGTGTTGTCAGGAAGGGATGAGAAAGATTATTACTCTGTCCTGGTGAAATTTGACCAGAAGTTGCAGAGAGAAGTTGAGATATATCGTGTCAAGTTACCTGGTCCAGTGAAGCTTGGAGAGGGTAAACCGGAGAATCAGAATCATGCCATTATCTTCAGTAGGGGAGATGCAGTTCAGACCATTGACATGAACCAGGACAACTATTTCGAAGAGGCTTTAAAGATCCGGAACCTTTTGGAGGAATTTACTCGCTACTATGGCATCCGGAAACCTACCATCTTGGGAGTTCGAGAACATATTTTTACAGGTTCTGTATCGTCACTTGCTTGGTTCATGTCTGCTCAGGAAATGAGTTTTGTCACCTTGGGGCAGCGTGTTTTAGCTAATCCCTTGAAAGTTcggatgcattatgggcatccTGATGTGTTTGACAGGTTTTGGTTTTTGACTCGAGGAGGGATAAGCAAAGCTTCCAGAGTAATTAATATCAGTGAGGATATTTTTGCTGGATTCAATTGCACATTGCGAGGCGGAAATGTTACTCACCATGAATATATCCAAGTAGGAAAGGGAAGGGATGTTGGGCTAAATCAAATTTCTATGTTTGAAGCTAAGGTTGCCAGTGGAAACGGTGAGCAAATTCTGAGCCGAGATGTGTACAGATTGGGTCATAGGCTGGACTTCTTTAGAATGCTCTCGTTCTTTTATACTACTGTTGGCTTTTTTTTCAATACCATGATGATTCTTCTTACCGTGTATGCCTTTTTGTGGGGCCGGCTTTATCTTGCGTTGAGTGGAGTAGAAGGTTCTGCATTAGCAAATAATGCAGATGATAATAAAGCACTTGGTACAATATTGAACCAGCAATTCATAATCCAACTCGGACTCTTTACTGCCTTGCCAATGGTTGTGCAAAGTTCACTTGAATTTGGCTTTCTGAATGCTCTCTGGGACTTTATTACGATGCAGCTCCAGCTTTCTTCAATATTCTATACATTCTCCATGGGAACCCGTGGTCATTACTTTGGAAGGACTGTTCTGCATGGTGGTGCAAAATACCGTGCAACGGGGCGAGGTTTTGTGGTGCAGCATAAGAGTTTTGCTGAGAATTATAGATTGTATGCCCGAAGTCATTTTGTGAAGGCTGTCGAACTTGGTTTGATACTTACCGTGTATGCTTCCTACAGCCCCGTAGCTACAGGCACTTTCGTGTACATAGCATTGACAATTTCCAGTTGGTTTTTAGTCTTGTCCTGGATTCTGGGTCCTTTCATTTTTAACCCTTCGGGTTTTGATTGGTTAAAAACTGTTTACGATTTCGATGAGTTTATGAACTGGATATGGTACAGGGGTGGCGTGTTCACGAAGTCTGAACAGAGCTGGGAAAAGTGGTGGGATGAAGAGCAAGATCATTTAAGGACAACTGGTCTTTGGGGAAAGGTACTGGAAATTATTTTGGACCTCCGTTTCTTCTTCTTTCAGTTTGGGATTGTGTATCAGTTGGGCATTGCTGCTGGAAGCAAGAGCATTGCTGTTTACTTGCTTTCATGGATCTACGTGGTTGTGGCTCTTGTACTTTATATGGTAGTAGCATATGCTCGTGACAAATATGCTGCAAAGGAACACGTCTACTATCGTTTGGTGCAGTTCCTTGTTATTATTCTTGTGATAGTTGTGATAATTGCATTGCTGGAGTTTACTCAGTTCAAATTTATTGATCTCTTCACAAGTTTACTGGCTTTTGTCCCCACCGGGTGGGGATTTATATCGATCGCACAGGTCCTAAGACCCTTTTTGGAGAAAACAATGCTCTGGCAGGTTGTTGTTTCGTTAGCTCGCTTGTATGACATAATGTTCGGAGTTATTGTGATGGCTCCTGTGGCCCTTTTATCATGGTTGCCTGGATTCCAAAATATGCAGACTAAGATTCTTTTCAATCAAGCATTTAGTAGGGGCCTTCACATATCTCAGATTGTGGCAGGAAAAAAACCTAAGGCTGATCTGTGATTTAAGGTACTTTATTATTTACTATTTAACCATATTTTGGAAATATTTGAGTTTACAGTACGTGATGTTTTC harbors:
- the LOC140964733 gene encoding uncharacterized protein isoform X2 codes for the protein MKRTSVFPATTYTPPDVFSFNQDVIFIVEMTMKKYSDDLMRFLEGISSRLSQLELHCYNLEKSIGEMHSDLVRDHDESETKLESLEKHIQEVHRSVQILRDKQELADTQKELAKLQLAQKESSVASNTRENEGKASPPPYEAKKNENSCDVHGRQQLALVPVPHQVVPQPAQAVEHQEPTTGVPSSIPSQTISQAPTFSLPSQLTNQPVLSQTPQNQYLVTQSQLQDFSRMALQPTQSQLQDFSRVVPQQAQSQLNQSSQIQSLPPYQQPWPQQQKQPVQPSIQPVMQPTIRSPSPPIYSSYLPNQSNQSPAEMIPGSIPMQVSFAVASQPGSVGPETIPYGYGAAGRPIQPHPSMQNLKVSFISQSGDGYVPSGPRPTLPPGTAYMMFDGEGGRMHNLPPQPHFHQGGYPPTSSSLNLWRVPSANMVVPRSHPHSELIEKVVSMGYRGDHVVGILQWMEENGQPIDFNSVLDRLNGHSSGGSQRTWSG
- the LOC140964733 gene encoding uncharacterized protein isoform X1, whose product is MASGSLGRGGNSGSKGFGFGSDDILCSYEDYGSNQDGNNGTQADSFIGANSGKDVIFIVEMTMKKYSDDLMRFLEGISSRLSQLELHCYNLEKSIGEMHSDLVRDHDESETKLESLEKHIQEVHRSVQILRDKQELADTQKELAKLQLAQKESSVASNTRENEGKASPPPYEAKKNENSCDVHGRQQLALVPVPHQVVPQPAQAVEHQEPTTGVPSSIPSQTISQAPTFSLPSQLTNQPVLSQTPQNQYLVTQSQLQDFSRMALQPTQSQLQDFSRVVPQQAQSQLNQSSQIQSLPPYQQPWPQQQKQPVQPSIQPVMQPTIRSPSPPIYSSYLPNQSNQSPAEMIPGSIPMQVSFAVASQPGSVGPETIPYGYGAAGRPIQPHPSMQNLKVSFISQSGDGYVPSGPRPTLPPGTAYMMFDGEGGRMHNLPPQPHFHQGGYPPTSSSLNLWRVPSANMVVPRSHPHSELIEKVVSMGYRGDHVVGILQWMEENGQPIDFNSVLDRLNGHSSGGSQRTWSG
- the LOC140964473 gene encoding callose synthase 12-like, whose translation is MNQRPQPPSAKNDDVYNIIPIHNLLDDHPSLRFPEVRAAAAALRAVGDLRRPPFSTWEPHYDLLDWLALFFGFQASNVNNQREHLVLHLSNAQMRLSPPPDNIDTLDPAVLRRFRRRLLKNYTSWCSYLNLKSNIWLSDSSRNASGDHRRELLYVSLYLLIWGESANIRFVPECICYIFHNIAMELNKILEDYIDENTGRPFLPSVSGENAYLNKIVKPIYDTIKAEVDNSRNGTAPHSAWRNYDDINEYFWSKRCFEKLKWPIDLGSNFFVRGHKGKKVGKTGFVEQRSFWNLFRSFDKLWIMLILFLQAAIIVAWQETTFPWQALKDTRIQVRCLTVFFTWSALRFLQSMLDAGMQYSLVTRETKSLGIRMVLKSLVAAAWIVVFGVFYGRILSKRNADRGWTSAAKSRIVNFLQVAVVFIAPELLALALFVLPWIRNFLENTNWKIFYLLSWWFQSKTFVGRGLREGLVDNVKYTLFWIVVLATKFAFSYFMQIKPLIAPTKTLLDLKNIDYEWHEFFGHSNRFAVGLLWLPVILIYLMDIQIWYSIYSSFVGAAVGLFDHLGEIRNMQQLRLRFQFFASAIQFNLMPEEQLLNARGTFSSKIKDAIHRLKLRYGLGRPFKKLESNQVEAYKFALIWNEIINVFREEDIVSDHEVELLELPQNDDKDPKCNWEIRVIQWPCLLLCNELLLALSQAKELVDAPDRWLWYKIGKTEYRRCAVIESYDSLRHFLLAIVKYDSEERSIIRIFFQEIDEWSRLEKFTKNYNMTALHRIHEKVVHLLDLVLKPNKDADKVVNSLQALYETAIRDFLKEKRSNDQLKEDGLAPQGTMSDRLLFQNAVELPSASNDKFYRRVRRLHTILTSRDSMQKVPENLEARRRIAFFSNSLFMNMPHAPQVEKMMAFSVLTPYYSEEVLYSKEHLRTENEDGISTLFYLKTIYADDWRNFLERMRREGMVSEKELWTNRLRDLRLWASYRGQTLTRTVRGMMYYYRALEMLAFLDSASEMDMREGSQQLGSMRYSNNVDGLSSERSPSSRSLSRANSSVSLLFKGHERGTALMKYTYVVACQIYGSQKAKKDPHAEEILYLMKNNEALRVAYVDEVLSGRDEKDYYSVLVKFDQKLQREVEIYRVKLPGPVKLGEGKPENQNHAIIFSRGDAVQTIDMNQDNYFEEALKIRNLLEEFTRYYGIRKPTILGVREHIFTGSVSSLAWFMSAQEMSFVTLGQRVLANPLKVRMHYGHPDVFDRFWFLTRGGISKASRVINISEDIFAGFNCTLRGGNVTHHEYIQVGKGRDVGLNQISMFEAKVASGNGEQILSRDVYRLGHRLDFFRMLSFFYTTVGFFFNTMMILLTVYAFLWGRLYLALSGVEGSALANNADDNKALGTILNQQFIIQLGLFTALPMVVQSSLEFGFLNALWDFITMQLQLSSIFYTFSMGTRGHYFGRTVLHGGAKYRATGRGFVVQHKSFAENYRLYARSHFVKAVELGLILTVYASYSPVATGTFVYIALTISSWFLVLSWILGPFIFNPSGFDWLKTVYDFDEFMNWIWYRGGVFTKSEQSWEKWWDEEQDHLRTTGLWGKVLEIILDLRFFFFQFGIVYQLGIAAGSKSIAVYLLSWIYVVVALVLYMVVAYARDKYAAKEHVYYRLVQFLVIILVIVVIIALLEFTQFKFIDLFTSLLAFVPTGWGFISIAQVLRPFLEKTMLWQVVVSLARLYDIMFGVIVMAPVALLSWLPGFQNMQTKILFNQAFSRGLHISQIVAGKKPKADL